In the genome of Amaranthus tricolor cultivar Red isolate AtriRed21 chromosome 15, ASM2621246v1, whole genome shotgun sequence, one region contains:
- the LOC130801036 gene encoding uncharacterized protein LOC130801036 encodes MVSPKLIGVALFVLLLIHVSIAKRTISSYDGDESGGSDGDGSGMSSGSGNEGSHKGGHQDKSSSGGSGSGSSSGTGSDDGSGSSSGSGSSGGSSLGSSLIGGYGSGSGSDSSGGYGSGSGSGSSGGYGSGSGSDSSGGSGSGSGSGSSGSGSGSGSGSSGSGSGSGSGSSGGSGSSSGSGSNGGSGSNSGSGSSGGSGSSSGSGSSGSGYGSGSSSSGGSGSNSEGGSNGGYGSSSGSGSSNGGFGGGNDGGKGSDEGSDGSGSGSGGGYNLRN; translated from the coding sequence ATGGTTAGTCCTAAATTGATAGGGGTTGCATTGTTTGTTCTACTTCTCATACACGTCAGCATTGCAAAAAGGACAATATCGAGCTATGACGGTGATGAAAGTGGAGGTAGCGACGGAGATGGGTCTGGTATGTCTAGTGGAAGTGGAAACGAGGGTTCACATAAAGGAGGGCACCAAGATAAAAGTAGTAGTGGAGGCTCTGGATCTGGATCTAGTTCGGGAACCGGTTCAGATGATGGCTCGGGATCTAGTTCAGGAAGCGGTTCAAGTGGTGGCTCTAGTTTAGGGAGCAGTTTAATTGGTGGCTATGGATCTGGTTCAGGTAGCGATTCAAGTGGTGGCTATGGATCTGGCTCAGGAAGCGGTTCAAGTGGTGGCTATGGATCTGGTTCAGGTAGCGATTCAAGTGGTGGCTCTGGATCTGGTTCAGGAAGCGGTTCAAGTGGCTCAGGATCTGGTTCAGGAAGCGGTTCAAGTGGCTCAGGATCTGGTTCAGGAAGCGGTTCAAGTGGTGGATCCGGATCTAGTTCAGGAAGCGGTTCAAATGGTGGCTCCGGATCTAATTCAGGAAGCGGTTCAAGTGGTGGCTCCGGATCTAGTTCCGGAAGTGGTTCAAGTGGCTCAGGATACGGTTCAGGAAGCAGTTCAAGTGGTGGGTCTGGATCTAATTCTGAAGGCGGTTCAAATGGTGGTTATGGATCTAGTTCTGGAAGCGGTTCATCGAATGGTGGCTTTGGTGGAGGTAATGATGGTGGAAAAGGTAGTGATGAAGGAAGTGATGGTTCTGGATCAGGTTCTGGAGGTGGTTATAATTTACGTAATTGA